Proteins from a genomic interval of Aquabacterium sp. A3:
- a CDS encoding porin gives MLKRTCLPLPSIHPGIALIAWCATLSGVAGATTTTTTTAPATEVDWYASLRVQAESVHPDHRDALARYTGLRDAYSRVGVSVRHQVRDGIALTGQLELPVDVPNLSLQDPYDQGDAPDGSPERLRIARVGVQAPWGTLHWGQQWMPYYNAISAPVDAFSSYYSGFATYTVFRVRHTVAYNSPEFQGFSVSAAYAPARGNRRSTSRIDDERVQMAVTYQHGHTRLAVAMDDRGDAGTGRNRLYGLSASHAMGAWQWAAKYERFDTNNHTPGSFSRDGNQAASLLVTHRRGANTFKAMWARVAGYGEHIVHLGIDHQHDAWLKVFLEYYREAETAALTSRGDGLSGLSASTSGGHAWILGLRRDF, from the coding sequence GTGCTGAAAAGAACCTGTCTGCCGCTGCCGAGCATTCACCCAGGCATCGCCTTGATCGCCTGGTGCGCCACGCTGAGCGGCGTTGCCGGCGCCACCACCACCACCACCACCACGGCGCCAGCCACCGAAGTTGATTGGTACGCCTCGCTGAGGGTGCAGGCCGAATCCGTGCACCCGGACCACCGTGACGCGCTGGCTCGCTACACGGGGCTGCGCGATGCCTATTCGCGCGTGGGTGTGTCGGTGCGGCACCAGGTGCGCGACGGCATCGCGCTGACCGGGCAGCTGGAGCTGCCCGTGGACGTGCCGAACCTGTCACTGCAAGACCCCTATGACCAGGGCGACGCCCCTGACGGCAGCCCCGAGCGTCTGCGCATTGCCCGTGTGGGCGTGCAGGCGCCCTGGGGCACCCTGCACTGGGGACAACAATGGATGCCGTACTACAACGCCATCTCCGCGCCGGTGGATGCCTTCAGCAGCTACTACAGCGGATTTGCCACCTACACCGTGTTCAGGGTGCGCCATACCGTGGCCTACAACAGCCCGGAGTTTCAGGGCTTCAGCGTGTCGGCCGCCTACGCGCCCGCGCGGGGCAATCGCCGCTCCACGTCTCGCATTGACGACGAGCGGGTGCAAATGGCCGTGACCTACCAACACGGCCACACCCGGCTGGCCGTGGCCATGGACGATCGCGGCGACGCCGGCACCGGACGCAATCGGCTGTATGGCCTGTCGGCCAGTCATGCGATGGGCGCCTGGCAGTGGGCGGCCAAGTACGAGCGCTTTGACACCAACAACCACACCCCGGGCAGCTTCAGCCGCGACGGTAACCAGGCCGCCAGCCTGCTGGTCACGCACCGCCGCGGCGCCAACACCTTCAAGGCCATGTGGGCACGCGTCGCCGGCTACGGCGAGCACATCGTGCACCTGGGCATCGACCATCAACACGATGCATGGCTCAAGGTTTTTCTGGAGTACTACCGGGAGGCTGAAACCGCCGCACTGACCTCCCGAGGCGACGGGCTGTCGGGGCTGAGCGCGTCCACCAGCGGTGGCCACGCCTGGATCCTGGGGCTGCGCCGCGACTTCTGA
- the trmB gene encoding tRNA (guanosine(46)-N7)-methyltransferase TrmB, translated as MSDTPPSEHNDPTEAERESSTVQHPRSIRSFVMRAGRTTEGQARALSELGPRFVLPFQDTPLDLAATFGRQAPVVLEIGFGMGDATAKIAETLPGTDFIGCEVHEPGVGALLKQIGERGLSNLRLVRHDAVEVMEHMIAPDTLAGVHIFFPDPWHKKRHHKRRLIQAPFVAHLVTRLAPGGYLHCATDWEPYAHQMLEVLGAEPQLRNTAEGFAEKPAYRPLTKFENRGLRLGHGVWDLVFQKRS; from the coding sequence ATGAGCGACACCCCCCCCTCCGAGCACAACGACCCCACCGAGGCCGAACGTGAATCCTCCACGGTTCAGCACCCGCGCAGCATTCGCAGCTTCGTCATGCGTGCGGGCCGCACCACCGAAGGTCAGGCTCGGGCCCTGAGTGAACTCGGCCCCCGCTTCGTGCTGCCCTTCCAGGACACGCCACTGGACCTGGCGGCCACCTTCGGGCGCCAAGCCCCCGTGGTGCTGGAGATCGGCTTCGGCATGGGCGACGCCACGGCCAAGATCGCCGAAACCCTCCCAGGCACCGACTTCATTGGCTGCGAGGTGCACGAACCTGGCGTGGGCGCACTGCTCAAGCAGATCGGCGAGCGTGGTCTCAGCAACCTGCGACTGGTGCGCCACGATGCCGTGGAGGTGATGGAGCACATGATCGCGCCGGACACGCTGGCAGGCGTGCACATCTTCTTTCCGGACCCCTGGCACAAGAAGCGGCATCACAAGCGCCGCCTCATCCAGGCGCCGTTCGTGGCCCACCTGGTGACGCGCCTGGCCCCAGGTGGCTACCTGCACTGCGCCACCGACTGGGAGCCCTACGCCCACCAGATGCTGGAGGTGCTGGGCGCCGAGCCCCAGTTGCGCAACACCGCCGAGGGCTTTGCCGAAAAGCCCGCCTACAGACCACTGACCAAGTTCGAAAACCGCGGTCTCCGGTTGGGGCATGGGGTGTGGGACCTGGTGTTCCAAAAGCGCAGCTGA
- a CDS encoding peptidylprolyl isomerase — translation MKSTRFAQAAIVSALLALSSASALAQNIAIVNGKGVPKARVDALAEQVMRAQGGKLEMTPDIEAKLRDEVVIREIYLQEAQRRGLQASADYRAQMELARQAILIQALFKNFEAKNPPDEAEARAEYDQIKAANGGQEYRARHILVESEAEAKKLLDQIKGGAKFEELAKKHSKDPGSGPNGGDLDWANPGNYVPEFSAALVKLSKGQVSAAPVQSQFGWHIIKLEDVRETAFPSFDEVKEQLLQRQKQAKLAKFQEDLRKSAKTDYKFSE, via the coding sequence ATGAAATCCACCCGCTTTGCACAGGCCGCCATCGTGTCGGCCCTGCTGGCGCTGAGCTCCGCCTCGGCCCTGGCCCAGAACATCGCCATCGTCAATGGCAAGGGCGTGCCCAAGGCCCGCGTTGATGCACTGGCCGAACAGGTTATGCGCGCGCAGGGTGGCAAGCTGGAAATGACGCCCGACATCGAAGCCAAGCTGCGCGACGAAGTCGTGATCCGCGAGATCTACCTGCAAGAAGCCCAACGCCGCGGCCTGCAGGCCTCTGCCGATTACCGTGCGCAGATGGAGCTGGCCCGCCAGGCCATCCTGATCCAGGCGCTGTTCAAGAACTTCGAGGCCAAGAACCCGCCCGATGAGGCCGAGGCCCGCGCCGAATACGACCAGATCAAGGCGGCCAACGGCGGTCAGGAGTACCGTGCACGTCACATCCTCGTGGAGTCTGAGGCTGAAGCCAAGAAGCTGCTCGACCAGATCAAGGGCGGCGCCAAGTTTGAAGAGCTGGCCAAGAAGCACTCCAAGGATCCAGGCTCTGGCCCCAACGGCGGTGATCTGGATTGGGCCAACCCCGGGAACTACGTACCCGAGTTCTCGGCGGCTTTGGTCAAGCTGAGCAAGGGCCAGGTCAGTGCTGCGCCGGTGCAGTCACAGTTTGGCTGGCACATCATCAAGCTCGAAGATGTGCGCGAAACGGCGTTCCCCAGCTTTGACGAGGTCAAAGAGCAGTTGCTGCAGCGCCAGAAGCAGGCCAAGCTGGCCAAGTTCCAGGAAGACCTGCGCAAGTCGGCCAAAACCGACTACAAGTTCAGCGAGTAA
- a CDS encoding septation protein A — protein sequence MSMKFLLDLLPVILFFVSYKWSEGHKDATAEWLTQYLGFAVANGVVMAKQAPVLLATVVVVVATVLQVLILKILRKPVDRILWASLAIVVILGALTLWFNNEAFIMWKPTVVYWMMGVGFLVTEVILKKRMLRQMMGGQLDVPDAIWTRVGWAWAVFFVAMGFLNLYVAFVLYANDTDAWVTFKTWGTLALTLVFIVAQGVYLSRHALEPAGDAASGSRS from the coding sequence ATGTCCATGAAGTTTTTGCTTGATCTGCTGCCCGTCATCCTGTTCTTCGTGAGCTACAAGTGGTCGGAGGGGCACAAGGACGCCACCGCCGAATGGCTGACCCAGTACCTGGGCTTTGCCGTGGCCAATGGCGTGGTGATGGCCAAACAAGCGCCAGTGTTGCTGGCCACCGTGGTGGTCGTGGTGGCCACCGTGCTGCAGGTGCTCATCTTGAAGATCCTGCGCAAGCCTGTCGATCGCATCCTGTGGGCCAGCCTGGCCATCGTGGTCATCCTGGGCGCCTTGACCCTGTGGTTCAACAACGAGGCCTTCATCATGTGGAAGCCCACGGTGGTGTACTGGATGATGGGGGTGGGTTTCCTGGTCACCGAGGTGATTCTGAAAAAGCGCATGCTGCGCCAGATGATGGGGGGGCAACTGGACGTGCCCGATGCCATCTGGACGCGGGTGGGTTGGGCCTGGGCCGTGTTTTTTGTGGCCATGGGCTTTTTGAACCTGTATGTGGCCTTTGTGCTGTATGCCAACGACACCGACGCCTGGGTGACCTTCAAGACCTGGGGCACCCTGGCCCTGACCCTGGTGTTCATCGTGGCGCAGGGCGTGTACCTGTCTCGCCATGCGCTGGAGCCGGCCGGCGACGCCGCGTCGGGCTCGCGGTCTTGA
- a CDS encoding NAD-dependent succinate-semialdehyde dehydrogenase produces MTSPLSQLQDLTLLKTQALIDGDWVDAPERFAVIDPATGHPLAEVPNLGAAHTEAAIEAAHRAWPAWRAMTAKARGAVLMKWFQLIQQHADDLAHILTAEQGKPLAEAKGEVGYGASFIEWFAEEARRVYGETIPTTDPSKRYLVIRQPIGVCAAITPWNFPIAMITRKVAPALAAGCPVVIKPAEATPLSALALAELAQRAGMPAGVLNVLTADGQRSVDVGQALCASDVVRHLSFTGSTEVGRILMKQCAPTIKKLALELGGNAPFIVFDDADLDAAVEGAMVSKYRNAGQTCVCANRLYAQAGIYDAFVHKLAAKVREMRVGNGFVQGVSQGPLIDAEALGKVEALVGDALGKGARVVTGGQRADMSGGHFYQPTVLADVSADMRMAREEIFGPVAPVFKFDTEADAIAMANATEFGLASYFYSRDVGRIFRVGEALEYGMVGVNTGLISTCEVPFGGVKQSGLGREGARQGIDDYLETKYLALGGLDR; encoded by the coding sequence ATGACATCACCGCTGAGCCAACTGCAGGACCTCACCTTGCTCAAAACCCAGGCGCTGATCGATGGCGACTGGGTGGATGCACCCGAACGTTTTGCCGTGATCGACCCGGCCACCGGCCATCCTCTGGCCGAGGTGCCCAACCTGGGGGCCGCCCACACCGAGGCGGCCATCGAGGCCGCCCATCGCGCCTGGCCCGCCTGGCGCGCCATGACGGCCAAAGCCCGCGGCGCCGTGCTGATGAAATGGTTTCAGCTGATCCAGCAACACGCCGACGACCTCGCCCACATCCTGACGGCCGAACAGGGCAAGCCACTGGCCGAGGCCAAGGGCGAGGTGGGCTATGGCGCCAGCTTCATCGAGTGGTTTGCCGAAGAAGCCCGGCGGGTGTATGGCGAAACCATCCCCACCACCGATCCCAGCAAGCGCTACCTGGTCATCCGCCAGCCGATCGGCGTGTGCGCCGCGATCACGCCCTGGAACTTCCCCATCGCCATGATCACCCGCAAGGTGGCCCCGGCCCTGGCGGCCGGCTGCCCGGTGGTGATCAAACCGGCTGAGGCCACGCCACTGTCGGCCCTGGCCCTGGCCGAACTGGCCCAGCGCGCGGGCATGCCAGCTGGCGTGCTCAATGTGCTGACCGCCGATGGACAACGCTCGGTGGACGTGGGCCAGGCGCTGTGCGCCAGCGATGTGGTGCGCCACCTGTCGTTCACCGGATCCACCGAAGTGGGCCGCATCCTGATGAAACAATGCGCGCCCACCATCAAGAAGCTGGCGCTGGAGCTGGGTGGCAACGCCCCCTTCATCGTGTTTGACGATGCCGACCTGGACGCCGCCGTCGAAGGCGCCATGGTCAGCAAATACCGCAATGCGGGGCAGACCTGCGTGTGCGCCAACCGCTTGTACGCCCAGGCGGGCATTTACGATGCCTTTGTGCACAAGCTGGCCGCCAAGGTGCGCGAGATGCGCGTGGGCAATGGTTTTGTGCAAGGGGTGAGCCAAGGCCCCCTGATCGACGCCGAGGCCCTGGGCAAGGTGGAAGCCCTGGTGGGCGACGCCCTGGGCAAAGGTGCCCGGGTGGTGACGGGCGGCCAGCGAGCCGACATGTCAGGTGGCCACTTCTACCAGCCCACGGTGCTGGCCGATGTGAGCGCCGACATGCGCATGGCGCGCGAAGAAATCTTCGGCCCGGTGGCCCCGGTGTTCAAGTTCGACACCGAGGCCGACGCCATCGCCATGGCCAATGCCACCGAGTTCGGGCTGGCCAGTTATTTCTACAGCCGCGACGTGGGCCGCATCTTCCGGGTGGGCGAGGCGCTGGAATACGGCATGGTGGGCGTCAACACCGGGCTGATCTCCACCTGCGAGGTGCCCTTTGGTGGCGTCAAACAATCCGGTTTGGGCCGCGAAGGCGCGCGTCAAGGCATCGACGACTACCTGGAAACCAAGTACCTGGCCCTGGGTGGGCTGGACCGCTGA
- the msrB gene encoding peptide-methionine (R)-S-oxide reductase MsrB, producing the protein MSDDHNYPVRKSDAEWRAQLDPLSYQVTRHAATERPFTGRFWDHFDNGIYHCICCGTRLFESHTKFDAGCGWPSYWAAVNDEAIERVLDTSHGMVRVEVRCRQCGAHLGHVFDDGPEPTGERYCINSVAIDFSPEDAGA; encoded by the coding sequence ATGAGCGACGATCACAACTACCCGGTGCGCAAAAGTGATGCCGAATGGCGCGCCCAACTGGACCCCCTGAGCTACCAGGTGACCCGCCACGCGGCCACCGAGCGCCCGTTCACCGGGCGGTTCTGGGACCACTTTGACAACGGCATCTACCACTGCATCTGCTGCGGCACGCGCCTGTTCGAGTCGCACACCAAGTTCGATGCCGGCTGTGGCTGGCCCAGCTATTGGGCGGCCGTGAATGACGAGGCCATCGAGCGGGTGCTGGACACCAGCCATGGCATGGTGCGCGTGGAGGTGCGCTGCCGGCAATGCGGGGCCCACCTGGGCCACGTGTTTGACGACGGCCCCGAGCCCACGGGCGAGCGCTACTGCATCAACTCCGTCGCGATAGACTTCAGCCCGGAGGACGCTGGCGCGTGA
- a CDS encoding protein adenylyltransferase SelO, whose amino-acid sequence MTLISSRHPAQQPEAWANQLVRLHERVVADGGLGLGTPWQATPLPQPRWVATNPALATALGWPEDWAEHHDALQVFSGNAVWPGMVPFSSVYSGHQFGVWAGQLGDGRALTLGQIDTPLGPQELQLKGAGMTPYSRRADGRAVLRSSIREYLCSEAMHGLGIPTTRALCLTASPHPVVRESVETAAVVTRVAPSFIRFGHFEHFAYARSGDGQTPALHSLQALVDFVITHHEPDLQGHPQPVLALLQRVVERTAGLMAAWQAVGFCHGVMNTDNMSILGLTIDYGPFGFMDAFDPDHICNHSDHQGRYSWNNQPQIGYWNLRALAQALLALLPRGEDSVSAVVEVLQRYEDVFVQAMHARWMDKLGLTTSQDDDRTLVLDLLQLMAANQADFTITFRRLSGFDSRAVPGADGGPVNAAIRDLFMDRDAFDAWALRYASRLRAEGSVDAERAQRMRGVNPLYVLRNHLAETAIRRAQDGDDSEVRRLHRVLQTPFDEQVGCEADADFPPSWAQSIEVSCSS is encoded by the coding sequence ATGACCTTGATCTCTTCCCGTCATCCCGCACAGCAACCCGAGGCCTGGGCGAACCAGTTGGTGCGCCTGCACGAACGGGTCGTTGCGGACGGCGGGCTGGGGCTGGGCACACCCTGGCAGGCCACGCCATTGCCTCAACCCCGCTGGGTGGCCACCAACCCGGCGCTGGCCACCGCACTGGGTTGGCCAGAGGATTGGGCCGAGCACCACGACGCCTTGCAGGTGTTCAGCGGCAATGCGGTGTGGCCGGGCATGGTCCCGTTCAGCTCGGTGTACTCCGGCCACCAGTTTGGTGTCTGGGCGGGCCAGCTGGGAGATGGCCGGGCCCTGACCCTGGGCCAGATCGACACCCCGCTCGGGCCGCAAGAATTGCAGCTCAAAGGGGCCGGCATGACGCCTTATTCACGGCGTGCCGACGGGCGTGCCGTGTTGCGCTCGTCCATTCGTGAGTACCTGTGCAGCGAAGCCATGCATGGTCTGGGCATCCCCACCACGCGGGCCTTGTGCCTGACGGCCTCACCTCACCCGGTGGTGCGCGAGTCGGTGGAAACCGCCGCGGTGGTCACGCGAGTGGCCCCCTCGTTCATCCGCTTCGGGCACTTCGAGCACTTTGCCTATGCGCGCAGCGGCGATGGGCAGACGCCCGCCTTGCACAGCCTGCAGGCCTTGGTGGATTTTGTGATCACGCACCACGAGCCAGACCTGCAGGGCCACCCGCAGCCTGTGCTGGCGCTGTTGCAGCGCGTGGTGGAGCGAACCGCAGGGCTGATGGCGGCATGGCAGGCGGTGGGCTTTTGCCACGGGGTCATGAACACCGACAACATGTCCATCCTGGGCCTGACCATCGATTACGGTCCATTCGGGTTCATGGACGCGTTCGATCCCGATCACATCTGCAACCACTCGGACCACCAGGGACGCTACAGCTGGAACAACCAGCCGCAGATCGGCTACTGGAACCTGCGCGCACTGGCCCAGGCGCTGCTGGCCCTCTTGCCCCGGGGCGAGGACAGTGTGTCGGCGGTGGTGGAGGTGTTGCAGCGCTATGAGGACGTGTTCGTGCAGGCCATGCACGCCCGCTGGATGGACAAGCTGGGCCTGACGACGAGCCAGGACGACGATCGCACGCTCGTGCTGGACCTTTTGCAGCTCATGGCGGCCAACCAGGCTGATTTCACGATCACCTTCCGGCGCCTGTCAGGGTTTGACAGCCGTGCGGTGCCGGGTGCCGATGGAGGCCCGGTCAATGCGGCCATCCGCGATCTGTTCATGGACCGGGATGCCTTCGATGCGTGGGCCCTTCGTTACGCCAGCCGCCTGCGGGCCGAAGGGTCGGTGGACGCGGAGCGTGCGCAGCGCATGCGTGGTGTGAATCCGCTTTATGTGTTGCGCAACCACCTGGCAGAAACCGCGATCCGCCGTGCGCAAGATGGTGACGACAGCGAGGTGCGGCGTTTGCACCGCGTGCTGCAAACGCCTTTTGACGAGCAGGTCGGCTGCGAGGCCGACGCTGATTTTCCGCCCAGTTGGGCGCAATCCATCGAGGTGTCCTGTTCATCATGA
- a CDS encoding BolA family protein, with amino-acid sequence MNHNPGAAGPVEPIEPVSAAEMDAVLRAALQPELLDVRDDTAAHHGHAGHNGQDTGTHFEVRIRAACFRGLSPVQRHRLVYDALRDLMPRGIHALAIKAEVA; translated from the coding sequence ATGAACCACAACCCTGGGGCTGCTGGGCCCGTCGAGCCCATCGAGCCCGTCAGCGCGGCCGAAATGGACGCGGTTTTGCGCGCTGCACTGCAGCCCGAGCTGCTGGACGTGCGGGACGACACCGCCGCGCACCATGGCCACGCAGGCCACAACGGCCAGGACACCGGCACCCACTTCGAGGTGCGCATCCGTGCGGCGTGCTTCCGGGGTTTGTCCCCCGTTCAGCGCCACCGGCTTGTGTATGATGCCCTGCGCGATTTGATGCCCCGAGGCATCCATGCCCTGGCCATCAAGGCCGAAGTCGCGTGA
- the putA gene encoding bifunctional proline dehydrogenase/L-glutamate gamma-semialdehyde dehydrogenase PutA, translating to MTDLPALPPPWDDEKRAVHRLKSAVLNSAALSAATSNSAAPPLSPWDWPVVRELATPWLQHLREHPPSFWAMESLLQAYPLSSAQGLALMRLAEALLRIPDADTLHLLVSDQLEHGHFDHLPSDALSAHPWWEALSHRVLHLAAHMLPPHTPSSPQDHHGALVSVLERLGQQATVKATLHAVALLGRQFVLAPRIESAWQQARRESAAAEAHTAWSFDMLGEGARTWADADRYLAAYEHALNHLADQQAAGQGLSVKLSALHPRYEHRHEDDVVRQLLPRVVTLARQAAQHDLLLTLDAEESDRLGLQLKVINALLQALSDARVSPAWQGLGMAVQAYQFRAPALVQRLASLAQTHQRTLSIRLVKGAYWDGEIKRAQELGLPGYPVYTRKSHTDLAYLSCARLLLQHSPQLRPQFATHNAVTIAAVMSMARAMGVKPTQYEWQRLHGMGESTYACIREHTDAAHMAPVRVYAPVGPQRELLAYLVRRLLENGANSSFVHRLADPHVTLDELLVAPWDGTEDEAPWPEPCQAWGGPHTQAPGRDLSHPEHLRLLDEAIQNARQQAQQGRGVPPAPVPAAQASQLMAALHQAWPDWELTPWSDRIAVLERVADQLSQHLDDWAADLVIEAHKTIDDAVAEVRETIDMARYYAHQARVLAQGQSLPGPTGEDNRWLLRGRGVLVCIAPWNFPLAIFGGQVMAALVTGNAVAAKSAPQTPRIGERFVRLLQACGVPDSVLHHVPGDGLTGAALVAHPQCAGVVFTGSCDTAKRLQRSLAEGHRPIVPLIAETGGINAMIVDSSALPEQVVDAVIHSAFHSAGQRCSALRLLCLHQAVAIDMERMLSGAMQCLRLGWPYDPRTDIGPVIDQAAAERLKRWEHTLEARAAQPGSGVSLLARTPWPEPGHPPGSDGLHWVAPSAWRLPNVAALDAEHFGPILHVVHWGPGTSAPTLEALVQQINAQGFGLTMGLHTRLDTRVEAVQRLARVGNLYVNRGMTGAVVGAQPFGGQGWSGTGPKAGGPWYLQRFTTEQVVSINTTAAGGNATLLAGLTR from the coding sequence GTGACCGACCTGCCCGCCTTGCCACCCCCCTGGGACGACGAGAAGCGCGCCGTCCACCGGCTGAAGTCGGCCGTGCTGAACTCGGCCGCCTTGAGCGCGGCCACCTCGAACTCGGCCGCCCCGCCACTGAGCCCATGGGACTGGCCCGTGGTGCGTGAGCTGGCCACCCCCTGGCTGCAGCACCTGCGTGAGCACCCCCCTTCGTTCTGGGCCATGGAAAGCCTGTTGCAGGCCTACCCGCTGTCCAGCGCGCAAGGCCTGGCACTGATGCGGCTGGCCGAGGCGCTGCTGCGAATCCCCGACGCCGACACCTTGCACCTGCTGGTGAGCGACCAGTTGGAGCACGGTCACTTCGATCACCTGCCGTCAGACGCTCTCAGCGCCCACCCCTGGTGGGAGGCCCTGTCACACCGGGTGTTGCACCTGGCAGCGCACATGCTGCCACCGCACACGCCCTCGTCGCCCCAAGATCACCACGGCGCGCTGGTCAGTGTGCTTGAGCGCCTGGGACAGCAAGCCACGGTCAAAGCCACCTTGCATGCGGTGGCCTTGCTGGGGCGCCAGTTCGTGCTGGCGCCCCGCATCGAGTCGGCGTGGCAGCAGGCCCGGCGCGAATCGGCGGCCGCAGAGGCGCACACCGCGTGGAGCTTCGACATGCTTGGCGAAGGGGCACGCACCTGGGCCGATGCCGACCGCTATCTGGCGGCCTACGAGCACGCCTTGAACCACCTGGCCGACCAGCAGGCGGCCGGCCAGGGCCTGTCGGTCAAGCTGTCGGCCCTGCACCCCCGGTACGAGCACCGGCACGAAGACGACGTGGTGCGCCAGTTGCTGCCGCGCGTGGTGACGCTGGCCCGTCAGGCCGCCCAGCACGACCTGTTGCTCACGCTCGACGCCGAAGAAAGCGACCGCCTGGGCCTGCAACTGAAGGTGATCAACGCCTTGCTGCAGGCCCTGAGCGACGCCCGCGTGTCGCCCGCGTGGCAGGGGCTGGGCATGGCGGTGCAGGCCTATCAGTTCAGGGCACCCGCACTTGTCCAGCGACTGGCCAGCCTGGCCCAGACACACCAGCGCACCTTGAGCATTCGCCTGGTCAAGGGCGCCTACTGGGACGGCGAAATCAAGCGCGCGCAAGAGCTGGGCTTGCCCGGCTACCCGGTGTACACCCGCAAATCGCACACCGACCTGGCCTACCTGTCGTGCGCTCGCCTGCTGCTACAACACAGTCCGCAACTGCGCCCGCAATTTGCCACGCACAACGCCGTCACCATCGCCGCCGTGATGTCCATGGCCAGGGCCATGGGCGTCAAGCCCACGCAGTACGAGTGGCAACGCCTGCACGGCATGGGCGAGTCCACCTACGCCTGCATCCGCGAACACACCGATGCAGCGCACATGGCGCCTGTGCGGGTGTATGCGCCCGTCGGGCCGCAGCGCGAGCTGCTGGCCTATCTGGTGCGGCGCCTGCTGGAAAACGGGGCCAACTCCTCGTTCGTGCACCGCCTGGCCGACCCGCACGTCACGCTCGATGAGTTGCTGGTCGCGCCATGGGACGGCACGGAGGATGAAGCGCCATGGCCTGAGCCCTGCCAAGCCTGGGGCGGCCCACACACGCAAGCACCTGGCCGCGACCTCAGCCACCCGGAGCACCTGCGCCTGCTGGATGAGGCCATCCAGAACGCACGCCAACAGGCACAGCAAGGGCGGGGGGTGCCCCCTGCACCCGTGCCCGCCGCGCAAGCCAGCCAGTTGATGGCGGCACTCCATCAGGCCTGGCCCGACTGGGAGCTCACCCCCTGGTCAGACCGCATTGCCGTGCTCGAACGCGTCGCCGATCAACTGTCTCAACACCTGGATGACTGGGCGGCCGACCTGGTGATCGAGGCGCACAAGACCATCGACGATGCGGTGGCCGAGGTGCGCGAAACCATCGACATGGCCCGCTACTACGCCCATCAGGCCCGCGTGTTGGCGCAGGGGCAATCCCTGCCCGGGCCCACCGGCGAAGACAACCGGTGGCTGCTGCGCGGCCGGGGGGTCTTGGTGTGCATCGCCCCCTGGAACTTCCCCCTGGCCATCTTTGGGGGGCAGGTGATGGCAGCGCTGGTCACGGGCAATGCCGTGGCAGCGAAGTCGGCGCCACAAACGCCACGCATCGGCGAACGGTTCGTGCGCCTGCTGCAGGCTTGTGGCGTACCAGACAGCGTGCTGCACCACGTCCCTGGAGACGGCCTCACGGGTGCGGCCCTGGTGGCCCACCCTCAGTGCGCCGGAGTGGTCTTCACAGGCTCATGCGACACCGCCAAGCGCCTGCAACGCAGCCTGGCAGAGGGCCACCGCCCCATCGTGCCCCTGATCGCCGAAACAGGCGGCATCAACGCCATGATCGTTGACAGCAGCGCCTTGCCCGAGCAGGTGGTGGACGCGGTGATCCACAGCGCGTTTCACAGTGCCGGTCAACGCTGCTCTGCCCTGCGGCTGTTGTGTCTGCACCAGGCCGTGGCCATCGACATGGAGCGCATGCTGAGCGGGGCCATGCAATGCCTGCGACTGGGTTGGCCCTATGATCCCCGCACCGACATCGGCCCGGTCATCGACCAGGCCGCTGCCGAGCGCCTGAAACGCTGGGAACACACCCTGGAAGCCCGTGCGGCCCAGCCTGGCAGCGGTGTGTCGCTGCTGGCACGCACCCCCTGGCCTGAGCCAGGGCACCCCCCTGGGTCAGATGGCCTGCATTGGGTGGCGCCCTCGGCCTGGCGCCTGCCCAACGTGGCGGCGCTCGATGCCGAACACTTCGGCCCCATCCTGCATGTGGTGCACTGGGGACCGGGCACCAGCGCCCCCACGCTGGAGGCGCTGGTGCAGCAGATCAATGCCCAGGGTTTTGGGCTGACGATGGGGTTGCACACCCGGCTGGACACGCGGGTCGAGGCCGTTCAGCGCCTGGCCCGGGTGGGCAACCTCTATGTGAACCGCGGCATGACGGGCGCGGTCGTGGGGGCCCAGCCCTTTGGTGGTCAGGGCTGGAGCGGCACCGGGCCCAAAGCGGGCGGCCCCTGGTATCTGCAGCGCTTCACCACCGAGCAGGTGGTGAGCATCAACACCACCGCCGCAGGGGGCAATGCCACCCTGCTGGCCGGCCTTACTCGCTGA